One part of the Salvelinus fontinalis isolate EN_2023a chromosome 4, ASM2944872v1, whole genome shotgun sequence genome encodes these proteins:
- the LOC129853224 gene encoding alpha-1-antitrypsin-like, with amino-acid sequence MRTALCLWIVMGVLCPGEVRGHKGNGGDRHHGHSRDHGGDHDHSDRRGREHGDRRDHGHGRDHDHGDRHDHDHGDRRDHRRDHDHGDRRDHDHGDRRDHGHGRDHGHHHHHEPSDNSTKPVIQGNLEFACSLYNQLVAQPDNQGKNVFFSPLSVSLALTALSVGAKGQTHQQLFTGLGFNSSLLTQEQVDQAFQTILTELNQKIGVNLTVGSALFMQNTFTPRPEFLEDLKRFYPSEGVTVDFTNTAKAIDTINTYVEDKTKGKIDKLVKDLDPTTVMYLLSYIYFKGKWEIPFNPEDTKEDTFHVDENTTVPVQMMSMMKRFSVYYDQEISTSILHLRYNDSVSMMLVLPEKGLASLDEVICLNHITKWHRWKKAREYHVYVPKLSITTTYSLKDILSRIGMPDIFSDRADFSGISEELKVAVSEVVHQASLDVDEAGATAAAATGVVLMPLSSRHTPVLKFDRPFMVFVMDRETKNILFMGKIINPANK; translated from the exons ATGAGGACAGCCCTGTGTTTGTGGATCGTTATGGGAGTGCTCTGCCcgggagaggtcagaggtcacaaaGGTAACGGAGGTGACCGCCACCACGGTCACAGTCGCGACCATGGTGGTGACCATGACCATAGTGACAGGCGTGGCCGCGAACATGGTGACAGGCGCGACCACGGTCACGGGCGCGACCATGACCATGGTGACAGGCACGACCATGACCATGGTGACAGGCGCGACCACAGGCGCGACCATGACCATGGTGACAGGCGCGACCATGACCATGGTGACAGGCGCGACCATGGTCACGGACGAGACCAcgggcatcatcatcatcatgagcCCAGTGACAACAGCACTAAACCAGTGATCCAAGGAAACTTGGAGTTTGCTTGCAGCCTGTACAATCAGCTGGTGGCTCAGCCTGACAACCAGGGCAAGAACGTGTTCTTCTCCCCGCTGAGTGTGTCCCTGGCCCTGACCGCTCTGTCTGTGGGGGCCAAGGGTCAAACCCACCAGCAGCTTTTCACTGGTCTGGGCTTCAACAGTAGCCTACTGACCCAAGAACAGGTGGACCAGGCCTTCCAGACCATCCTCACAGAGCTCAACCAGAAAATAGGTGTGAACCTGACTGTAGGAAGTGCACTTTTCATGCAAAACACCTTTACACCACGGCCCGAGTTCCTAGAGGACTTGAAGCGCTTCTACCCTTCTGAGGGTGTCACAGTGGACTTCACCAACACTGCTAAGGCCATCGATACAATCAATACATACGTGGAGGACAAGACTAAAGGCAAGATAGACAAGTTAGTCAAAGATCTGGACCCAACCACTGTCATGTACCTCCTCAGCTACATTTACTTCAAAG GAAAATGGGAGATTCCATTTAACCCGGAAGACACGAAGGAGGACACATTTCATGTGGATGAAAACACCACTGTTCCGGTCCAGATGATGAGCATGATGAAGAGGTTCTCCGTCTACTACGACCAGGAGATCTCCACCAGTATCCTGCATCTCCGCTACAACGACTCAGTGTCCATGATGCTGGTGCTACCAGAAAAGGGACTCGCTAGCCTGGATGAGGTCATATGCCTCAACCACATCACCAAGTGGCACAGGTGGAAGAAGGCCAG GGAATACCATGTGTATGTTCCCAAGTTGTCCATCACCACAACATACTCCCTGAAGGACATTCTGAGTAGAATCGGAATGCCGGACATATTCAGTGATCGAGCTGACTTCAGTGGAATATCAGAGGAACTGAAGGTGGCTGTCTCAGAG GTGGTGCACCAAGCCTCCTTGGATGTGGATGAGGCTGGAGCGACCGCAGCAGCTGCCACAGGTGTGGTCCTTATGCCCCTCTCTTCCCGACACACCCCTGTGTTGAAGTTCGATCGTCCATTCATGGTCTTTGTCATGGACCGGGAGACCAAGAATATTCTCTTCATGGGCAAGATCATCAACCCAGCCAACAAATAA